Proteins encoded in a region of the Clostridium beijerinckii genome:
- a CDS encoding thioester domain-containing protein: MKLKKYIKVLSYFIIFNVIMSFAFIGADANTVKITTDKEPLYTVEYDGYDLTARRIRVAGSNNIAYCLEINEKYPSGQNFSSNSNLSESIRNVIAAGYPNRSVAELNLDNENEAYFATQIAIWSSMEGYDVNKIKGNNSKIVDAIKSIYNDGVNGKYSSKIRSKVYKTSDESIQEIIVVYTDDLVSEEKAESIQTEYAPQEG, from the coding sequence ATGAAATTAAAAAAATACATAAAGGTATTAAGTTATTTTATTATTTTTAACGTAATTATGAGTTTTGCTTTCATTGGAGCTGATGCTAATACTGTGAAAATAACTACTGATAAGGAGCCATTATATACAGTTGAGTACGATGGCTATGATCTTACAGCGAGAAGAATAAGAGTTGCTGGAAGCAATAATATTGCATATTGCTTAGAGATAAACGAAAAATATCCGTCTGGACAAAATTTTTCGTCAAATAGTAATCTAAGTGAATCAATTCGTAATGTTATTGCTGCTGGATATCCAAATAGATCTGTGGCTGAATTAAATCTAGATAATGAGAATGAAGCATATTTCGCTACTCAGATAGCAATATGGAGTTCAATGGAAGGATACGATGTCAATAAAATAAAAGGAAATAACTCTAAAATAGTAGATGCAATAAAGAGCATATATAATGACGGAGTAAATGGGAAATATTCAAGTAAAATAAGAAGTAAAGTATATAAAACAAGTGATGAATCTATACAAGAAATTATAGTTGTATATACTGATGATTTAGTATCGGAAGAAAAAGCAGAATCGATTCAAACAGAATATGCACCACAAGAAGGATAA
- a CDS encoding type II toxin-antitoxin system antitoxin SocA domain-containing protein: MKKSAFCEYCFSEREYQVYKVRRTSILKEEEVSYKAKEAVCNVCGNEIFVSDICEYNLMNLYKEYRRNYNIISTDEIQKVKIKYSINSEALSLILGWNSKTIERYLDGDMIGVSNSDLLRKVYENASYYSIILQNNKERINPVDYNKSRQAIRYILAQDQTEEKIDAVIKYLLIRCEDFTALSIQKLLYYVQAFHYVFTGNFMFEEDCEAWKDGPFYRSLYERYEQFGYEKVNKDILANDKLRLENFERNIVESIIKFYGCYSGKILKEMTKSEAPWILTRTNSINGKSIKYGKFNTVIEKSLIQEYFDSIKEKYNISSLLDIQNYSRDLFDKISI, translated from the coding sequence ATGAAAAAATCAGCATTTTGTGAATATTGTTTTAGTGAAAGGGAATATCAAGTATATAAAGTAAGAAGAACATCTATACTAAAAGAAGAAGAGGTAAGCTACAAGGCTAAAGAAGCTGTTTGTAACGTTTGTGGTAATGAGATTTTTGTGTCAGACATATGTGAGTATAATTTGATGAACTTATATAAAGAATATAGAAGGAATTATAATATTATTAGTACAGATGAAATACAAAAAGTTAAAATAAAGTATTCAATTAATTCAGAAGCACTTTCACTAATATTAGGATGGAATAGTAAGACTATAGAACGATATTTAGATGGGGATATGATTGGAGTCTCCAATAGTGATTTATTAAGAAAAGTATATGAGAATGCTAGCTATTATTCTATTATATTGCAAAATAATAAGGAAAGAATAAATCCAGTAGATTACAATAAAAGTAGACAAGCTATTAGATATATTTTAGCTCAAGATCAGACAGAAGAAAAAATCGATGCAGTAATAAAATACTTGTTGATAAGATGTGAAGATTTCACAGCTTTATCAATCCAAAAACTTCTATATTACGTACAAGCATTTCATTATGTCTTTACTGGTAATTTCATGTTTGAAGAAGATTGCGAAGCTTGGAAGGATGGTCCGTTTTATCGAAGCCTATATGAAAGGTATGAACAATTTGGATATGAAAAAGTTAATAAAGATATACTTGCTAATGACAAATTAAGGTTAGAGAATTTTGAACGGAATATTGTAGAAAGTATAATAAAATTTTATGGCTGTTATAGTGGAAAAATATTAAAGGAGATGACTAAAAGCGAAGCTCCTTGGATATTAACAAGAACTAATTCTATTAATGGAAAGAGTATCAAATATGGTAAATTTAATACTGTGATTGAAAAAAGCTTGATTCAAGAGTATTTTGATAGTATTAAGGAAAAATATAATATTAGTAGTTTATTAGATATACAAAATTATAGTAGAGATTTATTCGATAAGATATCTATTTAA
- a CDS encoding histidine phosphatase family protein, with translation MKTTLLLIRHGETEWNALGKFQGCTDIELSEEGVKQAQILKNRLNGEFDWIYASPLSRAFKTANILASITNKEVIIEPEIREINFGEWEGLTVKQISEKYPDVFKAWRTDKKESYICGGDSSIRNAVSRAKKCIQEIVSKHKGEKIVIVAHGGIIKAGLIGIFDWDMTMYHKVALGNTCINKITFNDDLMPMLVSLNDTTHLD, from the coding sequence ATGAAAACTACATTATTACTTATTAGACATGGCGAAACAGAATGGAATGCTTTAGGGAAATTTCAAGGGTGTACAGATATAGAGTTATCAGAGGAAGGAGTAAAACAAGCGCAAATATTAAAAAATAGACTTAATGGAGAATTTGATTGGATATATGCTAGTCCGTTAAGTAGAGCTTTTAAAACAGCAAATATATTAGCATCAATTACGAATAAAGAAGTTATAATAGAACCTGAGATAAGAGAAATTAATTTTGGAGAATGGGAAGGATTGACTGTTAAGCAAATTAGTGAAAAGTATCCTGATGTTTTTAAAGCTTGGAGAACTGATAAAAAAGAAAGTTATATTTGCGGTGGAGATTCTAGTATCCGAAATGCGGTAAGTAGAGCTAAGAAGTGTATTCAAGAAATAGTATCTAAACATAAAGGTGAGAAGATAGTAATTGTTGCTCATGGAGGAATAATAAAAGCTGGACTTATAGGAATATTTGACTGGGATATGACAATGTATCATAAAGTAGCACTTGGCAATACTTGTATTAATAAAATAACTTTCAATGATGATTTAATGCCAATGTTAGTTAGTTTAAATGATACAACTCACTTAGATTAA